One window from the genome of Salvia miltiorrhiza cultivar Shanhuang (shh) chromosome 7, IMPLAD_Smil_shh, whole genome shotgun sequence encodes:
- the LOC130993239 gene encoding uncharacterized protein LOC130993239, whose product MTTCNGSFYTSSSSSHTSIDAAIPLFPKSLSLIPKRKPFAPQFGPTLPLLTVSSAPSRPILVKAAASSGKSSNLDTKKEVEVAEEEEEEVEEELPWIQEKALDLVEFTGSVTQTIPGPRVGQSSLPWILAVPLAYLGITFVVAVVKTVRKFNSPREKRRKLVNKNAMLCISLDELFEKGMSEVNQSALKELMQKTGFDMKEILRKYIRYVLNEKPFNPDLIANLIHLRKETQLEDSEVAGILNEISGRIVNDKGPVVMDISGYSEKGFKRKLAVQALFGKIYYLAELPEFCSRDSSLNVKTAFGVTDEDAEKLRLHTVSEFGDLGSLEKMVGESEEEESSDDSAKAS is encoded by the exons ATGACAACTTGCAATGGCAGCTTCTACACTAGCTCTAGCTCTTCCCACACTTCCATCGACGCCGCCATTCCCCTCTTCCCGAAATCCTTATCTTTAATTCCCAAACGCAAACCCTTCGCTCCTCAATTCGGCCCCACACTTCCACTGCTGACGGTATCTTCTGCACCTTCTCGCCCGATATTAGTAAAAGCGGCTGCTAGTAGTGGCAAAAGCAGCAATCTCGATACCAAGAAGGAAGTAGAGGTGgctgaggaggaggaggaggaagtgGAGGAGGAGCTTCCGTGGATACAGGAGAAGGCTCTGGATTTGGTCGAGTTCACGGGCTCTGTCACGCAGACGATTCCAGGGCCGCGCGTCGGGCAGAGCTCGCTCCCATGGATTCTGGCCGTCCCGCTGGCTTATCTCGGCATCACTTTCGTCGTTGCCGTCGTGAAGACCGTCCGGAAGTTCAATTCTCCTCGAGAGAAACGTCGCAAATTG GTCAACAAAAATGCTATGCTATGCATATCTCTAGATGAGCTGTTTGAGAAAGGAATGAGTGAAGTAAACCAGTCAGCTTTGAAGGAACTGATGCAAAAG ACAGGTTTTGACATGAAAGAGATTTTGCGTAAATACATCCgttatgtgttgaatgagaaGCCATTTAATCCAGATCTTATAGCGAATCTGATCCACCTCAGGAAAGAAACGCAGTTGGAGGATTCTGAAGTGGCTGGCATTCTAAACGAGATTTCAGGAAGGATTGTAAACGATAAAG GTCCAGTAGTCATGGATATATCCGGATATTCTGAAAAAGGATTCAAAAGAAAACTTGCAGTGCAAGCTCTGTTTGGAAAGATCTATTATCTGGCTGAG CTTCCCGAGTTCTGTTCCAGAGATAGTTCCTTAAACGTGAAAACAGCATTTGGTGTCACAGA TGAGGATGCTGAGAAGCTTAGGCTGCACACCGTCTCAGAATTTGGGGATTTGGGATCACTCGAGAAGATGGTCGGTGAATCTGAAGAGGAGGAATCAAGTGATGATTCAGCCAAGGCATCTTGA